The DNA region TCGAGTTCAAGAAGGAGGAGAAGTCCGCCTTCGAGGCCGAGAAGGGTCTCACGGAGGAGACCATCAGGGTCATCTCCGAGGACAAGGACGAACCGGAGTGGATGCTCGAGCGGCGCCTGCGCGCGCTGGAGCAGTTCCACGAGATGCCGATGCCGACCGACTGGCCGGGCGCGCCGGACATCTCGGAGGTCGACGTCGACGAGATCGTCCCGTACATCCGGCCGGACATCGACACCCGCGGCGGGGTCGACGACTGGGAGGACCTGCCCGAGGAGATCCAGGACACCTTCGACAAGCTCGGCATCCCCGAGGCGGAGAAGAACGCCCTCTCCGGCGTCGGCGCCCAGTACGAGTCGGAGATCGTCTACCAGAACATGCAGGAGCGCTGGGAGGAGAAGGGCGTCATCTTCTGCGACATGGACAAGGCCGTCCAGGAGCACGAGGAGCTCGTCAAGGAGCACTTCATGACGAAGGCCGTGCCGCCGAGCGACAACAAGTTCGCGGCGCTGCACGGCGCCATCTGGTCGGGCGGCTCGTTCGTCTACGTCCCCGAGGACACGACGGTCGACATGCCGGTCCAGGCGTACTTCCGGATGAACTCCGACGGCATGGGCCAGTTCGAGCACACGCTCATCATCGCCGAGGAGAACTCCGAGGTCCACTACATCGAGGGCTGCAGCGCGCCCAAGTACTCGGAGTTCAACCTGCACTCGGGCGGCGTCGAGGTGTTCGTGGGCGAGGGCGCCCACGTCCAGTACTCGACGGTGCAGAACTGGTCGAAGAACACCTACAACCTCAACACCAAGCGCGCCATCGCCGAGGCCGACGCCACGATGGAGTGGGTCTCCGGCTCGATGGGCTCGAAGGCGACGATGCTCTACCCGAGCACCATCCTCAAGGGCCCCGGCGCGACCGACAACCACATCACCATCGCCATGGCCGGCGAGGGTCAGGACATCGACACCGGCGCGAAGGTCTACCACAACGCGCCCGACACCAGCTCCACCATCGAGTCCAAGTCCATCGCCAAGGACGGCGGCCGCACCAACTACCGCGGGCTCGTCCACATGGCCAACGGCGCCGAGGGCTCGAAGACCAACGTCGAGTGCGACGCGCTGATGTTCGACAACGAGTCCACGTCGGACACCATGCCGTACATGGAGATCCAGGAGAACGACGTCGACGTGGCCCACGAGGCGACCGTCGGCAAGATCGGCGACGAGGACGTGTTCTACCTCCAGTCCCGGGGCCTGGACGACGACGACGCCAAGCAGATGATCGTCGCCGGCTTCATCGAGCCGATCACCGAGGAACTGCCCATCGAGTACGCGGTCGAGCTCAACCGCCTCATCGAGCTGGAGATGGAGGGCTCGCTCGGGTAACCCCCGGTGATTCACATGAGTACGCAGCTACACGCGAACCTCACAGAGGCACAGGTAGAGCAGATCAGCGACGAGCTCGACGAGCCCGAGTGGCTCCTCGAGACGCGCAAGGACGCCCTCGCGGCGCTCGACGACCTGGACATGCCGAACGTGATCACCACGCCCGGCCCGCGCCACTGGACGAACCTCACCGACCTCGACTACGAGTCGCTCGTGGACCCCCTGGAGTGGGAACAGGAGAAAGACCGCGTCGAGGCCGAGGGCGCCGACGTGCTCTCGTGGTCCGAGGCGCTGGCCGAACACGGCGACCTCGTCGAGGAGCACTTCGGCAGCGTCGTCGACCCCCAGCGTGACTTCCTGACGGCGCTGTCGACGGCCCTCTTTAGCGCCGGGACCGTCGTCTACGTCCCCGAGGGCGTCGCCGCCGAGGACGTGAAGATCCGCACCCGGATGAACAGCCGCTCGCTGTTCAACTACACGCTGGTCGTCGCCGAGGAGTCCGCCTCCGCGACGATCCTCGAACGCCAGAGCACCGGGACGAACGTCGACGGCGACCAGTACTACTCGGGCGTCGTCGAGGTCGTCGCCGGCGAGAACGCCAGCGTCCAGTACGGGGCGCTTCAAAATCTCGCCGAGGACACCTACAACTTCCAGGTCAAGCGCGGCCACACCGCCGACCACGCCTCGGTCGACTGGATCGAGGGCAACATCGGCTCCCGACTCACGAAGTCCAGCGTCGAGACGCGACTGCTCGGCGAGGGCTCGGAGAGCCAGATCGTCGGCGCCTTCTTCGGCCACGACGACCAGCACTTCGACATCAACAGCCGCGTCTGGCACGAGGACGAGCACACCACCGCCGACCTCGTCACCCGCGGGGTCCTCGACGACGAGGCCCGCTCGGTCTACGAGGGCGTCCAGGACGTGGGCCGCGAGGCGTGGGACACCAACTCCTACCAGCGCGAGAACACGCTGATGCTCAGCGACGACAGCGAGGCCGACGCCTCGCCGAAGCTGATCATCAACAACCACGACACCGAGGCCAGCCACTCCGCGACGGTCGGCCAGGTCGACGCCGAGGACCTGTTCTACATGACTTCCCGCGGCGTCGACGAGGAGCGCGCGAAGAACATGCTCGTCGAGGGCTTCTTCGTGCCCGTCCTCGAGGAGGTCGCGGTCGACGAGCTCCGCGAGGACCTCGACGAGCTGATCGTCGAACGCCTGCGCCGGTAACCGACTCCCGTTTTCCGTCCGTCTCGGCGACGTTCGCTTCCGTTCCCAGGTTGCGAAAACGCGCCCGTCTTTTAAGTTCGTACCCGGAGTGAGACACACCAGACCATGCGTCCACTGCACCTCCTGGCGCTCGCAGCGGCGTCCGTCGTCCCGGTTCACGCGGGTCACCCTCACCTCGTGACCGACTCGGTCCTCGGGGTCGCGGTCGGGGTGGTCGTCGTCGGGCTGTACGTGCTCGCGCTCCGCTGGACGGGCGGCGGGCGCGGAGACCGACGGACCGACGGCTCCGGGAGCGGCCGAACAGAGGGGAGCGACGGCGGCCGAGCGGGCCGTGAATCCAGCCGGTAGATCGTCGACTGGTCGCTCACGGACCGGCCGCTCCCGGGCTGGACGACCGTGGGCCGGACGTTCCCGTCCCGGCCGGCGAACTCGCGGGCTGGGCCGCCGCTGGCCGCCGCCGAGGGAAGGACTTACGTCCCCGCCTACCCGAGAGGTGCCTATGAATCGTGCGACGGGCGCCGACTCCCGGGAGGTGCGACGGTGAGTCTCACCGTCCCGGTCGGGTCCGACCACCAGCTGGCCCGCCTGCTCCAGATCGGGATCGTCCTGGAGGAGGTCGTCGAGGCGCGGGCGTCGAAACACGCCCGCGACAGCGGGGTGGACCTGACCGACGACGTGCGGGCGATGCTCGAAGACGCCGCCGAGGAGTCCGCCGACCACCGCGACCGGCTGGAGGACCTGGTAGCGGAACTCGACGCCGACACGGTCGCCTACGAGGAGATCGAGGCGCTGGTCGAGGCCCAGTACGAGTCCGACGACGACTTCGACGGCGTCCTCTACGACCAGCTGTGCAACGAGGAGACCGCCTACAAGTTCTACGACGACCTCATCGAGGCGGTCGAGGCCTCGGACGTGGAGTTCGGCATCGACCGCGACCGGCTGCTCGACACGCTCGCGGCCATCCGCGAGGAGGAGGCCGAGGGCGTCGAGGAAGTGACCGAGCTCATGGAGGAGCGCCGATGACCGCCGACGGAGCGACGCGGACCCAACAGGAGGGATCGCCGTGAACACGGCCGACCAGTACCTGAAAGCAATCTACCTGATCCAGCGGATGGAGGACGGTCCCGCATCGACCGGCGACCTGGCCGACCGGCTCGACGTGAGCCCCGCCAGCGCCAACGAGATGATCGGCAAGCTCGAAGACCAGGGGCTGGCCGAACACGAGAAGTACAAGGGCGTCTCCCTCTCCGACGAGGGCATCGTCCGCGCCCGCGAGGCCCTCCAGAACTACTGTATCATCGAGCGGTTCCTCGTCGAGGTCCTCGAGGTCGAGGAGTTCCGCGGCGAGGCCCGCCAGCTGGAGAGCGTCATCGACGAGACGGTCGCCGAACGGCTCGACACCATCATCGACCGCGACCCCGCCTGCCCCGACTGCTTCGACGCCGAGAACGACGTCTGCGGCCTGCTGGAAGTCCCCGCGGCCGCCGACGACTGACCCGGATCAATCCGCTTCTCAGCGCGACATCCCGATCGGGCCGGATCCGTCGAAACGCCCCAGAACTGCAAGAGTAACGCTATTATGCGACCGCCGTATAGCCATCCGTGAAGTCCCGTGGTGTAGTGGCCAATCATCATGGCCTTTGGAGGGGTCCTGAATATATCAGTTCCCTGAAGCGAGCCATGGACGACGGTTCGAATCCGTCCGGGACTATGACAAATATTTTATACTTTCGCGGCATCGGGGAGGCGACCGCTGCCCGGTGACAGCGACCGCGGATATCGACACCGCTTTCGACGGAGTGACGGATCCGGTGGTCGGTCCATCCGCCCGGCACCCGGTTCCCGGCAGTCGATAGCGACTGCGGGGCCGCCCGTTCGTGGCATTCGATCGTAATTATACGGCGACTATTTATTGTCACTCCGTCTGTATCGCCGAGTGGATCGTACCTATGCGATCAGTACTCATGGCGCTCGTCGTCGCGCTCGCGGCGGTCACCGCGGGCGTCGGCGGCGCAACGGGGGAACCGACGGACGGCCCGACGCGGGCCGAACTGACCGAGCCCGTGCCCGAGGGGGAACCGGGTAACGCCTCCGACGGCTACACGGGGATCGAACCGACGCGCAACTGGACCGACAAGCCGGTCGACGTGGACACGGCGCCGGCGGGCCTCGCCGAGGGGGACGCGGCCGGCGGGGCGGCGAGCGCGGCGTCCGCGGATTCCATCATGATGGACCCGGACGACGAGGACCACCCGCTGGTCGGCACGTCGAAGCAGTACCTCGGCTCCGACCGGGGGAGCTACTACTTCAAGGAGTACACGCTGCTGGCGGTCGGCGACGAGATCGAGGTGTGGGTCGCGAACAACCTCTCGTGGCCGAGCGACGACCCGCGCGAGGACCCGACGATCTCCGAGGCCCAGGCCGAGTCGATGGCCCGGCAGTTCGACGGGAACATGTACCCGGTCGAGACGGAGACGTTCGGCCGGCCCGACGCCCGCAACGGCACCGAGTCGCTGCTCGAACAGATCGGCGCCGTCCCGGAGGACTACTACGAGACGGGCAACGGCTCCGAGCGGACGGTCCTGCTCGTGGACAACGTCCGGGACCGGAACTACTACGACGAGGAGTACCCGCTGTACATCGCCGGCTTCTACTCGCCGACGATCCAGGAGTACACCGACCGTAACGCCATCACGGTCGACGCCTACGACTGGAACGCCGTCAACGAGAGCAACGAGCGGACCGGCTACGAGGGGACGCTGGCCCACGAGTATCAGCACCTCATCCACGCCGACCTCGACGGCGACGAGACCACCTGGGTCAACGAGGGGATGTCGGACTACGCCGAGTACATCACCGGCTACGGCGTCCCGGAGGGCCACCTCGGAGCCTACGAACAGCTGCCCTCGAACTCGCTGACGAACTGGGAGGACCAGGGGGCGGACAACGTCCTCGCGGACTACGGGATCGCCTACACGTGGACGATGTACCTGGCCGACCAGTACGGCCGGGAGTTCGTCTCCAACCTCGCACAGGATACGGACAACGGCATCACCAGCGTCGAGAACACCCTGGACGAGGTCGGGGCGAAACGCGACTTCGCCGACCTCTACCAGGACTTCTCGACCGCCGTGGTGACCGACGACATCCGGACGCCGCCGAAAGACGAGTTCCACATCGACGGCGTCGAGGTGAATGTCAACACTTCCGGGTCGGTCGGCACCGCCGGCGCCTGGGGGACCAACTACCGGACGATCGACACGAGCGAACGCGGCCCGATCAGGGACGTGACCGTCTCGGGGACCGACTTCACGGACACGGAGTGGTCGACGGCGACCGACCCCGTGACCGGCGAGGGCGAGGTCCTCTACAGCGGGTCCGGCAACCTGCTCGACCGCCACGCGGTCGTCGAGCGGGACCTCTCGAACGTCGAGGACCCGACGCTGACCTTCGAGAGCTTCCAGCGCATCGAGGCCAACTGGGACTACGGCTTCGTGCAGGTGTCGACCGACGGCGGCGACACCTGGCACAGTCTCTCGAACGGGAACACCGACGCATCGCCGAATCCCGACGCCCACCCGACGGTGAAGGCGAACGTGCCGGGGCTGACCGGCGACACGGACGGCTGGCAGTCCCAGTCGTTCGACCTCTCGGCCTACGAGGGCAACGAGAGCGTCCTGGTCTCCTTCCGGTACGTCACCGACTGGGCGACCGCGAAGGACGGCTGGTACGTCAGAAACGTCAGCGTCGCCGGCGAGTCCGTCCCGACGAACTCGACGGCGCCGTACCTGAGCGAGCGCGAGGCGACCGGCGACAACGTCGAGTACCAGTTCTCGTTCGTCGGGATCAAACACAACGGCAACTACCAGGTCAAGCAGGTCGACACGACGACCTTCGACGAGGCCGGCAAGCGCGACCTGAAGAGGTTCCTCCACAACGGCAACTTCGAGACGGTGGTCGTCGCGAGCACCTGGGCCGCCGAGGAGGGCGAGAGCGGTCGCGTCCCCGTCGGCGTCGAGCTCACCTTCGCCGGTGAGCGAGGCGCCGGGAACGGCAACGGGAACAGCGGCAACGGTCCGGGTAACGGCAACGGGAACGGTCCCGGCAACGGAAACAACGGGAACGGTCCCGGCAACGGGAACAACGGGAACGGCAACGGCCCGCCGAAGTAGCGGGACAGTCGGACGGGAACGGTCCCGCGGGACCCTCACCGTCCTGCCTCTCGCGTTTTCAGACCGGTTCGTGGACCGCGCGGTAGCCGTCGGCCGTCGACTCGACGGACTCGACGGTGTAGAAGCGGATCTCCCGCTCCTGTTTCGTGCGGACGGGGAAGTCGTAGTGGACGGCGTCGTAGCCGAGTTCCTCCCCGTCCTCGCGCACGCCGGCGACGAACTCGCGGTGGCGGTCGAGGCGCTCCTCGACGACCGAGCGCGAGAGCGCGGGGGCCTCGTCCACCTGGTCGTCGAACACCTCGGCGAAGGCGGGTTCCCGCTCGTAGCCGACGGAGTCGCGGCCGGCGACGAGGGCGGCCAGGGAGGTGGTACCGGTGCCCCAGAAGGGATCGAGGACGGTGTCGCCGTAGGCCGAGTACATGTTGACGAGGCGGTAGGGGATCTCGAAGGGGAACGCGGCGGAGCGCTCGCGGAGTTCGTCGTGGTCGAGCGCCTGGAGTTCGCCGCTCACGTCGGTCCACACGTCGGAGAACCAGCGGTTGCGTTCCTCCCAGAAGTAGGCGGCCTCGTAGCGCCGATCCGCGCCGGGCGCGAACGACCGGGAGTCGTCGCCGTTGCGGAAGACGAGGACGTACTCGTGTTCGAGGGTGACGTAGGCGTTGGGCGGCACCATCCCCGAGCCCATGAACTTCGCGGCGCTGTTGGTGGGCTTGCGCCAGAGCACGTCCGGCAGGGGGTCGAACCCGAGCGACCGGAACGCCTCCAGCACCCGGGCGTGGTTGGGGTAGACGCGGAAGCTCCCGTCGACGGTGCGGGTCGCGTCGCCGACGTTGACGCAGGCGACGCCGCCGTCGACGAGCACCCGTTCGAGTTCGGCCCACACCTCGTCGAGGACGCCGTGCATCGCCTCGAAGGCGCGCTGGCCGTCGTCGGCCGCCAGCGCGTCCGCGACGGCCGGGTCGAGCGCGCCGAACGTCTCGTCCCACATCTCGATCATCGGGTACGGCGGCGAGGTGACGACCAGGTCGACGCTGTCGTCGGCCAGCCCCGAGAGTTCGCGCGCGTCGCCGAGGACGACCCGATGACTCGTCTCCATCGTCTCCCATCTCCCGCCCGCGGTCCTTGAGTCTCCCGACCTGTGCCGCCGACCCCGCCGTCGCCCGCCCGTGCGGTCCCCGTCCCGCCACACCCGGTACCGATCGACCGGGACCGCCACCACCGGCCCGGGCCGCGGCCGATATCAATTCTTAATAGCTCGCTCCGGCTCGGTTAACATATGACCGTCGTCAGCGTCTCGATGCCCGACGAGTTGCTCGAACGGATCGACTCGTTCGCGGACGAACACGGCTACACCGGGCGGAGCGAGGTGGTCCGGGAGGCCGCGCGCAACCTCCTCGGGGAGTTCGAGGACAAGCAGCTGGAGGAGCGGGAGCTGATGGGCGTGGTGACCGTCCTGTTCGACTACTCGTCGTCGGGCGTCGAACACCGGATGATGAACCTCCGCCACGAGTACGAGAACCTCGTCGCCTCGAACGTCCACAGCCACATCGGCGACCACTACTGCCTCGAACTGTTCATCCTCGAGGGCGACCTGGAGGACATCTCCACGTTCGTCGGCAAGATCCGCGCGACCCAGGACACGCTCTCGATCGACTACTCCGTGATGCCCGTCGACCGCATCGACACGATCTGAGCGGCGGACCTCGACGGGAGCCGTGGCCGGGTCCGCTCCACACCCGGTCAGTCGAAGGCCGCGGCGAGCACGGCGTCGTAGGCGTGTTCGTACGCGTCGGCGACGGCCGCCGGGTCGCCGCGTTCGGCTTTCGACAGCGGCGGCAGGCGAGTCTCGGTCGCCGGGTCGACCAGGTCGGTCACGTCCGGGACCCGCTCCTCCAGCTGGCCGGCCTCGGGGCCGCCGCTGGCGACGGCGCAGCCCTTCGCGTAGCGGTCGCCGTCGTAGACGCGGACGCGCCCCGGTTCGACCACGGCGACGGCGTCGGGGTCGACGTCGCGGAACGGCCGCGCCACGTCGGCGTAGGACTCGACGACCGCCCGCTCGGTCGCCTCGACCTCGGCGAGCAGCGACCGCTGTTCGGGGAGGTGCCGGTCGGTCATCACCTCGTTGAACTCGTCGACCGACGAGACGCGGGGCGCGTCCGACAGGGGGAGCGCCTCACGCACGGAGTCCGGGAGTTCGACCGTCCCGTTGACGACGAACGACTCGCCGACGCGGTCGACGAGGAACTCCCGGTCGTCCTTCCCGAGGAGGCCCGTGCCGCCGCCCGGGCTCGGTCGCCACAGGCGGTGGACGGCGTTGATGTCCTCCGGGGCCACGTTGGCCCCGCTCGCCGCGGCGAGCTTGCGGGCGTCCTTGCCGTAGAGCCGTCCCTCGGCCGTCGCCGTCAGGTAGTCGTCGTGGTCGAACCAGTAGTCGTTGCCCGCGCGGGGCTTGAACCCCACGGCGCCGGTGCGCTCGATCAGTCCGGTCGAGAAGGTGGTCTTCCCGGCGTCGACGCGGGCGCCGCCCGCGACGAGCAGCCTCATCGGCCCCCTCCGCGACTCATTGCTCGCTCGCGCCATCGGCGTCGACGCCCGGCGCGAGCCCGTAGTAGCCGGGTTCGCCGTCGGTCTCGGGCTCGGCGAAGACGAACTGCTCGCTGTGGCCCATCATCCACGGGATGGCCCAGTCCAGCAGGACGTTCTCGGTCTCGATGTCCAGCTCGGCCTCGGGGTCGACGCCCTGCAGCAGGCGGCCGACCTCGTAGATGGTGTAGAGCTTGTCGGCGTCGAGCACCTCCGCGGGCTCGCGGAACTCCAGGGGTCGCAGGTCGTCGAAGTCGGATTTCGGTCGCGGCATGGACCCGGATACTCGGGGTCGACGCCTAAAGCCCTCGAAACGCGGCCGGGGCGCCACGGCACACCCCGACGGCCGTTCGGCGTCGCGGTGGCCGCTGCAGCGTGAACCGACGGCGGCCCGGCGGCTGACCGGTGGAGCGCGACCCGACGGCTGACCGGTGGAGTGCGGCCCGGCGGCTGGCCAGCGGGGCGTGGACCTGCGGTTGACCAGTGGAGCGCGAAAAAATGGCGGTGGTGAACTGACTCGTCGTTACTCGAAGTGGCTGACGGCCGTGTCGTACTGGTCGGCGACCTCGTCCCAGTCGACGACCTCGAAGAAGGCGTCGATGAAGCTGCCGCGGTCCGGGCCGTAGTCGTAGTAGTAGGAGTGCTCCCACACGTCCAGGGCCATGATCGGGTGGGAACCCCACAGCGCGCCCTGGTCGTGCTTGTCGACGGCCACGTTGCGCAGCTGCTTGGCGACGGGGTCGTAGACCAGCAGCGCCCAGCCACCGGCGGCCGACGCGGCGGCCTCGAACTCGCCCTTCCAGCCCTCGTAGGAGCCGAAGTCCTCCTCGATGCGGTCGCGGAGGTCACCCTCCGGCTCGCCGCCGCCGTTCGGGGACATGTTGTCCCAGAACAGCGTGTGGAGGTAGTGGCCGGAGCCGTTGTGGGTGACGTTGCCCAGCGCGCCGGCTGTCGAGGAGTAGTCCCCCGACTCGCGGGCGTCGGCGAGCGTCTCCTCGGCGGATTCGAGGCCGTTGACGTACCCCTGGTGGTGGGTGTCGTGGTGCCACGTAAGCACCTGCTCGCTAACGTGCGGTTCGAGCGCGTCGTAGTCGTACGGGAGCGGCGGAAGCTCGGGATCGGAATGTTCTGGCATAGATATCTCCTCCACTCTAGCGGTCGGCTGGATACCTGTTAAAGTTTGAGGAACTGGATGAGTGAGACTGTCACACACGGCTGACACGGACGGGGACTGACCCGCGGGACGCGGCCGAATCCGCCGAGCCGCCGGCGGTCCGCGACCTCTCGGCGTCGAGAGATGTAGACGCGGTGTCGCCCCGGCTGTCAGTCGTCGGCCCGCGCCCGCTCGAACATCTCGATGGCCCGCTCGCGGCGCTCGCCGTGGTCGACGATGGGCGCCGGGTAGTCGGGCGCGAGCATCTCCCGGCGGCCGGCGTCGAGTTCGTGCCACTCGTGGACGGCGTCGGCGGGCACGTCCCGGAGTTCGGGGACGTACTCGCGGATGTACTCCGCGTCCGGGTCGTAGCGCTCGCCCTGGGTCATCGGGTTGAACACGCGGAAGTACGGCTGGGCGTCGGTCCCCGTCGAGGCGGCCCACTGCCAGCCGCCGTTGTCGTTGGCCGTGTCGTGGTCGACCAGTTTCTCGCGGAACCAGTCGTAGCCCTCCCGCCAGTCGATGAGCAGGTCCTTCGTCAGGAAGGAAGCGACGATCATCCGGACGCGGTTGTGCATATACGCCTCCGCCCGCAGCTGGCGCATCCCCGCGTCGACGATGGGATAGCCCGTCTCGCCGTCCTTCCAGGCCCGCAGCGCCTCGGGGTCGTGGTTCCACTCGATCGGCCGCTCGTAGTCCTTGAAGTTCTCCGTGACGACGTTCGGCTCGTCCCAGAGGACGTGGTGGTAGAACTCCCGCCACGCGAGTTGCGACTCGAACTCCTCGGCGGAGTCGTAGTCGGCGCCGGCGGCGGCCGACTTCGCCTCGCTGACCGCCCCGTGGACCTCCCGGATGCCGATGGTACCGAACTTGAGATGGGCGGAGAGCCGGGACGTGCACTCGTCGGCGGGGTAGTCCCGGCGGTCGTCGTAGTCGTACACGTCGTTCTCGCAGAACGCCCGGAGCAGCTCACGAGCCGGTTCGGTCCCGGCGGGCGGCACGTCGGCCTCGGGTTCGTCGAAACCGAGATCCGCGAGCGACGGGAGCGGCTCGTCGTCGGAGATGTCTGCGAGAGCGTCCTCGTCGGGTGTCGGTGCGGGGGACGCCTTCTCGCGGTCGCGCCACTTCTTCCAGAAGTAGGTGAACACGGAGTAGACCTCGCCCTGGTTGGTGCGGATCGACCCCGGTTCGTGGAGCAGGGCGTCCTCGACGCTCCGGCGAGCCACGTCGGCGTCGTCGAGCGCCCGCCGGACCGCGGCGTCGCGCTCGCGACCGAGCCCGGAGACCTCCGCGCCCCAGGTGACGGCGTCGGCGCCGACCTCCCCGGCGACGGCGGGGACGACCTCGCGGGGGTCGCCGCGGCGGACCAGGAGGTCGCTGCCGCGCTCGCGGTACCACGCCCGCAGCGAGTCGAGCGCGTCGAGCATGAACGCGACGCGGGGCGGCCCCGCGTGGGCGAGCACGTCGCGGTCGAAGACGAACAGCGGGACGACGGGACCGTCCGCGGGCACGTCCGGCAGGTCGCCCGCCGCGGCGGCCAGCCCCCGGTTGTCCGCCGCCCGGAGGTCCC from Halosimplex halophilum includes:
- the sufB gene encoding Fe-S cluster assembly protein SufB, translating into MSSDQDHLKETDTEARFEFKKEEKSAFEAEKGLTEETIRVISEDKDEPEWMLERRLRALEQFHEMPMPTDWPGAPDISEVDVDEIVPYIRPDIDTRGGVDDWEDLPEEIQDTFDKLGIPEAEKNALSGVGAQYESEIVYQNMQERWEEKGVIFCDMDKAVQEHEELVKEHFMTKAVPPSDNKFAALHGAIWSGGSFVYVPEDTTVDMPVQAYFRMNSDGMGQFEHTLIIAEENSEVHYIEGCSAPKYSEFNLHSGGVEVFVGEGAHVQYSTVQNWSKNTYNLNTKRAIAEADATMEWVSGSMGSKATMLYPSTILKGPGATDNHITIAMAGEGQDIDTGAKVYHNAPDTSSTIESKSIAKDGGRTNYRGLVHMANGAEGSKTNVECDALMFDNESTSDTMPYMEIQENDVDVAHEATVGKIGDEDVFYLQSRGLDDDDAKQMIVAGFIEPITEELPIEYAVELNRLIELEMEGSLG
- the sufD gene encoding Fe-S cluster assembly protein SufD; amino-acid sequence: MSTQLHANLTEAQVEQISDELDEPEWLLETRKDALAALDDLDMPNVITTPGPRHWTNLTDLDYESLVDPLEWEQEKDRVEAEGADVLSWSEALAEHGDLVEEHFGSVVDPQRDFLTALSTALFSAGTVVYVPEGVAAEDVKIRTRMNSRSLFNYTLVVAEESASATILERQSTGTNVDGDQYYSGVVEVVAGENASVQYGALQNLAEDTYNFQVKRGHTADHASVDWIEGNIGSRLTKSSVETRLLGEGSESQIVGAFFGHDDQHFDINSRVWHEDEHTTADLVTRGVLDDEARSVYEGVQDVGREAWDTNSYQRENTLMLSDDSEADASPKLIINNHDTEASHSATVGQVDAEDLFYMTSRGVDEERAKNMLVEGFFVPVLEEVAVDELREDLDELIVERLRR
- a CDS encoding ferritin-like domain-containing protein, whose translation is MSLTVPVGSDHQLARLLQIGIVLEEVVEARASKHARDSGVDLTDDVRAMLEDAAEESADHRDRLEDLVAELDADTVAYEEIEALVEAQYESDDDFDGVLYDQLCNEETAYKFYDDLIEAVEASDVEFGIDRDRLLDTLAAIREEEAEGVEEVTELMEERR
- a CDS encoding metal-dependent transcriptional regulator; its protein translation is MNTADQYLKAIYLIQRMEDGPASTGDLADRLDVSPASANEMIGKLEDQGLAEHEKYKGVSLSDEGIVRAREALQNYCIIERFLVEVLEVEEFRGEARQLESVIDETVAERLDTIIDRDPACPDCFDAENDVCGLLEVPAAADD
- a CDS encoding immune inhibitor A domain-containing protein, giving the protein MRSVLMALVVALAAVTAGVGGATGEPTDGPTRAELTEPVPEGEPGNASDGYTGIEPTRNWTDKPVDVDTAPAGLAEGDAAGGAASAASADSIMMDPDDEDHPLVGTSKQYLGSDRGSYYFKEYTLLAVGDEIEVWVANNLSWPSDDPREDPTISEAQAESMARQFDGNMYPVETETFGRPDARNGTESLLEQIGAVPEDYYETGNGSERTVLLVDNVRDRNYYDEEYPLYIAGFYSPTIQEYTDRNAITVDAYDWNAVNESNERTGYEGTLAHEYQHLIHADLDGDETTWVNEGMSDYAEYITGYGVPEGHLGAYEQLPSNSLTNWEDQGADNVLADYGIAYTWTMYLADQYGREFVSNLAQDTDNGITSVENTLDEVGAKRDFADLYQDFSTAVVTDDIRTPPKDEFHIDGVEVNVNTSGSVGTAGAWGTNYRTIDTSERGPIRDVTVSGTDFTDTEWSTATDPVTGEGEVLYSGSGNLLDRHAVVERDLSNVEDPTLTFESFQRIEANWDYGFVQVSTDGGDTWHSLSNGNTDASPNPDAHPTVKANVPGLTGDTDGWQSQSFDLSAYEGNESVLVSFRYVTDWATAKDGWYVRNVSVAGESVPTNSTAPYLSEREATGDNVEYQFSFVGIKHNGNYQVKQVDTTTFDEAGKRDLKRFLHNGNFETVVVASTWAAEEGESGRVPVGVELTFAGERGAGNGNGNSGNGPGNGNGNGPGNGNNGNGPGNGNNGNGNGPPK
- a CDS encoding DNA-methyltransferase, whose amino-acid sequence is METSHRVVLGDARELSGLADDSVDLVVTSPPYPMIEMWDETFGALDPAVADALAADDGQRAFEAMHGVLDEVWAELERVLVDGGVACVNVGDATRTVDGSFRVYPNHARVLEAFRSLGFDPLPDVLWRKPTNSAAKFMGSGMVPPNAYVTLEHEYVLVFRNGDDSRSFAPGADRRYEAAYFWEERNRWFSDVWTDVSGELQALDHDELRERSAAFPFEIPYRLVNMYSAYGDTVLDPFWGTGTTSLAALVAGRDSVGYEREPAFAEVFDDQVDEAPALSRSVVEERLDRHREFVAGVREDGEELGYDAVHYDFPVRTKQEREIRFYTVESVESTADGYRAVHEPV
- the nikR gene encoding nickel-responsive transcriptional regulator NikR, with amino-acid sequence MTVVSVSMPDELLERIDSFADEHGYTGRSEVVREAARNLLGEFEDKQLEERELMGVVTVLFDYSSSGVEHRMMNLRHEYENLVASNVHSHIGDHYCLELFILEGDLEDISTFVGKIRATQDTLSIDYSVMPVDRIDTI
- a CDS encoding ATPase, whose product is MRLLVAGGARVDAGKTTFSTGLIERTGAVGFKPRAGNDYWFDHDDYLTATAEGRLYGKDARKLAAASGANVAPEDINAVHRLWRPSPGGGTGLLGKDDREFLVDRVGESFVVNGTVELPDSVREALPLSDAPRVSSVDEFNEVMTDRHLPEQRSLLAEVEATERAVVESYADVARPFRDVDPDAVAVVEPGRVRVYDGDRYAKGCAVASGGPEAGQLEERVPDVTDLVDPATETRLPPLSKAERGDPAAVADAYEHAYDAVLAAAFD
- a CDS encoding DUF5827 family protein, whose amino-acid sequence is MPRPKSDFDDLRPLEFREPAEVLDADKLYTIYEVGRLLQGVDPEAELDIETENVLLDWAIPWMMGHSEQFVFAEPETDGEPGYYGLAPGVDADGASEQ
- the sod gene encoding superoxide dismutase, which produces MPEHSDPELPPLPYDYDALEPHVSEQVLTWHHDTHHQGYVNGLESAEETLADARESGDYSSTAGALGNVTHNGSGHYLHTLFWDNMSPNGGGEPEGDLRDRIEEDFGSYEGWKGEFEAAASAAGGWALLVYDPVAKQLRNVAVDKHDQGALWGSHPIMALDVWEHSYYYDYGPDRGSFIDAFFEVVDWDEVADQYDTAVSHFE